The following proteins are co-located in the Micromonospora viridifaciens genome:
- a CDS encoding ABC transporter permease, whose amino-acid sequence MSTIPATATVPPVTEDPTPPRARRSRRLAGGANSRWFPYVLVFPLALILFGYVVQPMFATFAESVGADGLSNYSVFLSGDGVARSSLVTSLVISAASVVLCGIVGVAMAFLLKRFSFPGRRLIEAIILVPAALPPLIGAISFQLLYSETGILPRGLQHLFGTENPVLPFTGIAGVLVVHTFTMYPFFYLAASAALVGMDPSVEEAAYNLGAGRVRVWRTVLLPMLTPALVSASLLVFMTSLASYTAPLLFGVDQTMTMQIYINRTNGDLPMASTYASLLGVVSVLFLLGMRWYEGRRSYRSQSKGVASHRREITNPFGRWLALLASVLATLVLLAPVGTIALVAFSQDGSWTTEVIPSAYTMQNFVTIFSDPTAYRPIVNSLQMSLIATVACVVFGVLVAYAVRRLDFRGRGLLDVAVMLAWALPGTVVAINLISAFSTGNAFSFGQVLIGTFWIMPLAYFVRFLPLVFRSSSATLAQLDPSLEEAARNLGASWWRAFGTVTLRLMLPGVLAGALLAFVHGVGEFVASVLIYTSETAPISVEINNRMYSFEVGTAAAYGMLQIVLIFVVMVLSGRLESGPKASREAARWTA is encoded by the coding sequence ATGAGCACCATTCCCGCCACCGCCACCGTCCCGCCGGTCACCGAGGACCCGACGCCACCCCGGGCCCGCCGCTCCCGCCGGCTCGCCGGCGGCGCAAACTCGCGCTGGTTCCCGTACGTGCTGGTCTTCCCGCTGGCGCTGATCCTCTTCGGGTACGTGGTCCAGCCGATGTTCGCCACCTTCGCCGAGAGCGTCGGGGCGGACGGCCTGTCGAACTACAGCGTCTTCCTCAGCGGCGACGGGGTGGCCCGCTCCTCGCTGGTCACCTCGCTGGTGATCTCCGCGGCCAGCGTGGTGCTCTGCGGCATCGTCGGCGTGGCGATGGCGTTCCTGCTCAAGCGCTTCTCGTTCCCGGGCCGCCGGTTGATCGAGGCGATCATCCTGGTGCCGGCGGCGCTGCCGCCGCTGATCGGGGCGATCTCGTTCCAGCTGCTCTACAGCGAGACCGGCATCCTGCCGCGCGGCCTGCAGCACCTGTTCGGCACCGAGAACCCGGTGCTGCCGTTCACCGGGATCGCCGGGGTGCTGGTGGTGCACACCTTCACCATGTACCCGTTCTTCTACCTGGCCGCCTCGGCGGCACTGGTCGGCATGGACCCGTCGGTGGAGGAGGCCGCGTACAACCTCGGCGCCGGCCGGGTCCGGGTCTGGCGCACGGTGCTGCTGCCGATGCTCACCCCGGCGCTGGTCTCCGCCTCGCTGCTGGTCTTCATGACGTCGCTGGCGTCGTACACCGCCCCGCTGCTGTTCGGGGTGGACCAGACGATGACCATGCAGATCTACATCAACCGCACCAACGGCGACCTGCCGATGGCGTCCACGTACGCGTCGTTGCTCGGCGTGGTGTCGGTGCTGTTCCTGCTCGGCATGCGCTGGTACGAGGGACGGCGCAGCTACCGCTCCCAGTCCAAGGGCGTCGCCTCGCACCGCCGGGAGATCACCAACCCGTTCGGCCGGTGGCTGGCCCTGCTCGCCTCGGTGCTGGCCACGCTGGTGCTGCTCGCTCCGGTGGGCACGATCGCCCTGGTGGCGTTCTCGCAGGACGGCTCGTGGACGACCGAGGTGATCCCCTCGGCGTACACCATGCAGAACTTCGTCACGATCTTCTCCGACCCGACGGCGTACCGGCCGATCGTCAACTCGCTGCAGATGAGCCTGATCGCCACGGTCGCCTGCGTCGTGTTCGGCGTGCTCGTCGCGTACGCGGTCCGCCGGCTGGACTTCCGCGGCCGCGGCCTGCTCGACGTGGCGGTCATGCTGGCCTGGGCGCTGCCCGGCACGGTGGTGGCGATCAACCTGATCTCGGCGTTCAGTACCGGCAACGCGTTCAGCTTCGGCCAGGTGCTGATCGGCACCTTCTGGATCATGCCGCTGGCGTACTTCGTGCGGTTCCTGCCGTTGGTGTTCCGCTCCAGCTCGGCGACGCTGGCGCAGCTCGACCCGTCGCTCGAGGAGGCCGCCCGCAACCTCGGGGCGTCCTGGTGGCGGGCCTTCGGCACGGTCACCCTGCGGCTGATGCTGCCGGGCGTGCTGGCCGGCGCGCTGCTCGCGTTCGTGCACGGCGTCGGCGAGTTCGTCGCCTCGGTGCTCATCTACACCTCGGAGACCGCGCCGATCTCCGTCGAGATCAACAACCGGATGTACTCGTTCGAGGTGGGCACCGCCGCCGCGTACGGCATGCTCCAGATCGTGCTGATCTTCGTGGTGATGGTGCTCTCCGGGCGGCTGGAGAGCGGCCCGAAGGCCAGCCGGGAGGCGGCACGATGGACGGCGTGA
- a CDS encoding acyl-CoA carboxylase subunit beta produces the protein MTSIAAGADSSTVDHRDPEVRLRALFDAGTLRLASPRDTSGALWARGEIDGTPAIAFASDATRMGGAMGTDGCRHIVDAIDTAVRERVPVLGLWHSGGARLAEGVVALDAVGQVFAAMVRASGRVPQISVVLGPAAGGAAYGPALTDIVVMSGAGRIFVTGPEVVRSVTGEQVDMARLGGPEPHGRRSGVVHVTCQDDEEALAAARKLAALLGRQGRLCPDDVAAGVEDGHDLAAKMPAEASRAYDVKPVVKALLDEPGVELHAKWAPNVVTTLGRFAGRTVGVIANNPLRLGGCLDAASAEKAARFVRMCDSLGVPLIVLVDVPGYLPGLGQEWDGVVRRGAKLLHAFAEAVVPRVTLVTRKAYGGAYIAMNSRSLGATAVFAWPNAEVAVMGASAAVNVLHRKKLAAAPAEEREALRAQLIEEQIRVAGGVNRALEIGVVDNVIKPEETRRRIAEALAAAPAARGAHGNIPL, from the coding sequence GTGACCTCGATCGCTGCCGGCGCGGACAGTTCGACAGTCGACCATCGGGATCCCGAGGTACGGCTCCGGGCTCTGTTCGACGCCGGCACGCTGCGGCTGGCCTCCCCGCGGGACACCTCCGGCGCGCTCTGGGCGCGGGGTGAGATCGACGGTACGCCGGCGATCGCGTTCGCCAGCGACGCCACGAGGATGGGCGGGGCGATGGGCACCGACGGGTGCCGGCACATCGTCGACGCCATCGACACCGCGGTCCGGGAGCGGGTGCCGGTGCTCGGTCTCTGGCACTCGGGCGGTGCCCGGCTGGCCGAGGGCGTGGTCGCACTCGACGCCGTCGGTCAGGTCTTCGCCGCCATGGTCCGGGCCTCCGGCCGGGTGCCGCAGATCTCCGTGGTGCTCGGGCCGGCCGCCGGTGGCGCGGCGTACGGCCCGGCACTGACCGACATCGTGGTGATGAGCGGGGCCGGCCGGATCTTCGTGACCGGCCCCGAGGTGGTCCGCAGCGTCACCGGCGAGCAGGTCGACATGGCACGCCTCGGCGGCCCCGAGCCGCACGGCCGGCGCTCCGGCGTGGTGCACGTGACGTGCCAGGACGACGAGGAGGCGCTCGCCGCGGCGCGCAAGCTCGCCGCGCTGCTCGGCCGGCAGGGGCGGCTCTGCCCGGACGACGTGGCCGCCGGCGTCGAGGACGGGCACGACCTGGCCGCGAAGATGCCGGCCGAGGCGAGCCGGGCGTACGACGTCAAGCCGGTGGTCAAGGCGCTGCTCGACGAGCCGGGCGTGGAGCTGCACGCCAAGTGGGCGCCGAACGTGGTCACGACGCTCGGCCGGTTCGCCGGCCGGACGGTCGGCGTGATCGCCAACAACCCGCTTCGGCTGGGCGGCTGCCTCGACGCGGCCAGCGCCGAGAAGGCCGCCCGCTTCGTGCGGATGTGCGACTCGCTCGGGGTGCCGCTGATCGTGCTGGTCGACGTCCCCGGCTACCTGCCCGGCCTGGGCCAGGAGTGGGACGGCGTGGTCCGGCGCGGGGCCAAGCTGCTGCACGCCTTCGCCGAGGCCGTGGTGCCGCGGGTGACGCTGGTGACCCGCAAGGCGTACGGCGGCGCGTACATCGCGATGAACTCCCGCTCGCTGGGCGCGACCGCCGTCTTCGCCTGGCCGAACGCGGAGGTCGCCGTGATGGGTGCCAGCGCGGCGGTGAACGTCCTGCACCGCAAGAAGCTGGCCGCAGCCCCCGCCGAGGAGCGGGAGGCGCTGCGCGCCCAGCTGATCGAGGAGCAGATCCGGGTCGCCGGTGGCGTCAACCGGGCGCTGGAGATCGGCGTGGTGGACAACGTGATCAAGCCGGAGGAGACCCGGCGCCGGATCGCCGAGGCGCTCGCGGCCGCCCCGGCCGCCCGGGGCGCGCACGGCAACATCCCGCTGTAA
- a CDS encoding lyase family protein yields the protein MSTPALTTYQRHHLAPTYDHHVGHLYPAMVRASQAHVVMLTEQGLIPAERGARLLRGLAELRADTGPAPAYDGSFEDTYYLMEKRLAEACGIPTSELDVQLARSRNDLDAGVFRMLLRDQLLGVLDRVLATGRTALDRADRYADVVITGYTHRRPAQPTTIGHALAGYAEALAGEAAAYADLIDQLNISPLGSCAFAGTDLDIAPARVAELLGFAGLVTNSYEAVAGADHLVRVGTLNAQALATGARLARTLMDWLSWNWVTTPADFTQGSSIMPQKRNPVVLEHLVSYAGAAAADAASVLNNVGAAWWEDSNNATTDVQVRLWESNDRAERFFALVGGFLAELAPLSPPSREEIVASGATTTAAADALTRHGVPFRAAHSVVGRLVRAGAPDTWTAEGVRAAAEGLTGPLDDAAVADLIAAAVRPDLVLNRAQVDGPGAAAVRAQVGTLRVAFDGVADRLAAVRDRLGRADAALDAVAAELVAR from the coding sequence ATGAGCACACCTGCGCTGACCACATACCAGCGGCACCACCTGGCGCCCACCTACGACCACCACGTCGGTCACCTGTATCCGGCGATGGTCCGCGCCAGCCAGGCGCACGTGGTGATGCTGACCGAGCAGGGGCTGATCCCGGCCGAGCGGGGCGCCCGGCTGCTGCGCGGGCTGGCCGAGCTGCGCGCCGACACCGGCCCGGCGCCGGCGTACGACGGCAGCTTCGAGGACACCTACTACCTGATGGAGAAGCGGCTCGCCGAGGCGTGCGGCATCCCCACCTCCGAGCTGGACGTGCAACTGGCCCGCAGCCGCAACGACCTGGACGCCGGGGTGTTCCGGATGCTGCTGCGCGACCAGCTCCTCGGCGTGCTGGACCGGGTGCTGGCCACCGGCCGGACCGCGCTGGACCGCGCCGACCGGTACGCCGACGTGGTCATCACCGGCTACACGCACCGCCGGCCGGCCCAGCCCACCACCATCGGGCACGCCCTCGCCGGCTACGCCGAGGCCCTCGCCGGCGAGGCGGCCGCCTACGCCGACCTGATCGACCAGCTCAACATCTCGCCGCTGGGCTCCTGCGCGTTCGCCGGCACCGATCTGGACATCGCGCCGGCGCGGGTGGCGGAGCTGCTCGGCTTCGCCGGTCTGGTGACCAACTCGTACGAGGCCGTCGCCGGCGCCGACCACCTGGTCCGCGTCGGGACCCTCAACGCCCAGGCGCTGGCCACCGGGGCGCGGCTGGCCCGAACCCTGATGGACTGGCTGAGCTGGAACTGGGTCACCACGCCGGCCGACTTCACCCAGGGCAGCAGCATCATGCCGCAGAAGCGCAACCCGGTCGTGCTGGAGCACCTGGTCTCGTACGCCGGCGCGGCCGCGGCGGACGCCGCCTCGGTGCTGAACAACGTCGGCGCCGCCTGGTGGGAGGACTCCAACAACGCCACCACCGACGTGCAGGTCCGGCTGTGGGAGAGCAACGACCGGGCGGAGCGGTTCTTCGCCCTGGTCGGCGGCTTCCTGGCCGAGCTGGCGCCGCTGTCGCCGCCGAGCCGGGAGGAGATCGTCGCCTCCGGGGCCACCACCACCGCCGCCGCGGATGCGCTGACCCGGCACGGGGTGCCGTTCCGGGCCGCCCACTCGGTGGTCGGCCGGCTGGTCCGGGCCGGCGCCCCGGACACCTGGACCGCCGAGGGCGTCCGGGCCGCCGCCGAGGGGCTGACCGGCCCGCTCGACGACGCCGCCGTCGCTGACCTGATCGCCGCCGCGGTCCGTCCCGACCTGGTGCTGAACCGGGCTCAGGTCGACGGCCCGGGCGCCGCCGCGGTCCGCGCCCAGGTGGGTACGCTGCGCGTCGCGTTCGACGGAGTCGCCGACCGGCTCGCCGCGGTGCGCGACCGCCTCGGCCGGGCCGACGCGGCGCTGGACGCCGTCGCCGCCGAGCTGGTGGCCCGGTGA
- a CDS encoding amidohydrolase family protein — MTVDRGLDVVDFHLHFRIGADETIHACEQAAGMHPGGEHERAVRAAGSAPYARQWRQAWGFPDPEPPAERWEDEADRWAEELRAVNIRKAVFVTGGGNDTLADVVDRHPDLLLGFAHHDPYGPDAAGELDRAVTERGLRGLKLFAPLLRGPLDHEDLDPLWGTAQRLGVPVLIHIGHYGSAGGLSFGRYGGPEELARMARRFPELAVVVPHFGVQHVQELFFAAWGCPNIHVDTSGSNQWVRWMPYKLTLEDLFRRCYETIGPHRIVFGSDSSWFPRGYVTRYLDDQLRVCRELGLPDNHLRAIFAGNAERLLGLTD; from the coding sequence ATGACCGTCGACCGTGGACTGGACGTCGTCGACTTCCATCTGCACTTCCGGATCGGCGCCGACGAGACGATCCACGCCTGCGAGCAGGCCGCCGGGATGCACCCGGGCGGGGAGCACGAGCGGGCGGTCCGGGCCGCCGGCTCCGCGCCCTACGCCCGGCAGTGGCGCCAGGCGTGGGGCTTCCCCGACCCCGAGCCCCCCGCAGAGCGCTGGGAGGACGAGGCCGACCGCTGGGCCGAGGAGCTGCGCGCGGTGAACATCCGCAAGGCCGTCTTCGTGACCGGCGGCGGCAATGACACCCTCGCCGACGTGGTCGACCGCCACCCGGACCTGCTGCTCGGCTTCGCCCACCACGACCCGTACGGCCCGGACGCCGCCGGGGAGCTGGACCGCGCGGTGACCGAGCGCGGCCTGCGCGGGCTGAAACTGTTCGCACCGCTGCTGCGCGGCCCGCTGGATCACGAGGACCTGGACCCGCTCTGGGGCACCGCGCAGCGACTCGGCGTGCCCGTGCTGATCCACATCGGGCACTACGGCAGCGCCGGCGGCCTCAGCTTCGGCCGGTACGGCGGCCCCGAGGAGCTGGCCCGGATGGCCCGCCGCTTCCCGGAGCTGGCGGTGGTGGTGCCGCACTTCGGCGTCCAGCACGTGCAGGAGCTGTTCTTCGCCGCCTGGGGCTGCCCCAACATCCACGTCGACACGTCCGGCTCCAACCAGTGGGTGCGCTGGATGCCGTACAAGCTGACGCTGGAGGACCTCTTCCGCCGCTGCTACGAGACGATCGGCCCGCACCGGATCGTCTTCGGCAGCGACTCGTCCTGGTTCCCGCGCGGCTACGTCACCCGCTACCTCGACGACCAGCTCCGGGTCTGCCGCGAGCTGGGCCTGCCTGACAACCACCTGCGCGCGATCTTCGCCGGCAACGCCGAACGGCTGCTCGGCCTGACCGACTGA
- a CDS encoding creatininase family protein, with protein sequence MTWPAGGGLRPAARIPGGELAAVAAAADFAVLPVGAVEWHGPHLPLGTDLILAEGFAGESAAEAPGPRGVVFPAVAYAACPGQTRPWPGTVAIRPEIAVGYLADVIEGIVAAGFPRLLVVNGHDANMSTVRAAMEWVSGRRTASLLLVNWFQLVTPAETAEIYGALPARGHGGAYETSGVLGFDPGAVRLAAAADLPPKPKLPVGHPYVLVESRPDPWQGWSGHVSLASEDAGRRVRTLAGERLREIVAAWVAAEPPSPPTAEPPSPPTAEPLSPATAESMPSEGAS encoded by the coding sequence GTGACCTGGCCGGCGGGCGGCGGCCTGCGCCCCGCCGCCCGGATCCCCGGCGGGGAACTCGCCGCGGTGGCCGCGGCTGCCGACTTCGCGGTGCTCCCGGTCGGCGCGGTCGAGTGGCACGGCCCGCACCTGCCGCTCGGCACCGACCTGATCCTCGCCGAGGGCTTCGCCGGGGAGAGCGCCGCCGAGGCGCCCGGGCCGCGCGGCGTGGTCTTTCCCGCCGTCGCGTACGCGGCCTGCCCGGGGCAGACCCGGCCCTGGCCGGGGACGGTGGCGATCCGGCCGGAGATCGCGGTCGGCTACCTCGCCGACGTGATCGAGGGGATCGTGGCCGCCGGCTTCCCCCGACTGCTGGTGGTCAACGGCCACGACGCGAACATGTCCACGGTCCGGGCCGCCATGGAGTGGGTCTCCGGTCGGCGTACCGCCAGCCTGCTGCTGGTCAACTGGTTCCAGCTGGTCACCCCGGCGGAGACGGCGGAGATCTACGGCGCGCTGCCGGCCCGCGGTCACGGCGGGGCGTACGAGACCTCGGGCGTGCTCGGCTTCGACCCGGGCGCGGTACGCCTCGCCGCCGCCGCCGACCTGCCGCCGAAGCCGAAGCTGCCGGTGGGCCACCCGTACGTGCTGGTCGAGTCCCGCCCCGACCCGTGGCAGGGCTGGTCCGGGCACGTCTCGCTGGCGAGCGAGGACGCCGGACGCCGGGTCCGCACGCTCGCCGGGGAGCGGCTGCGCGAGATCGTCGCCGCCTGGGTGGCCGCCGAGCCGCCGTCCCCACCGACCGCCGAGCCGCCGTCCCCACCGACCGCCGAGCCGCTGTCCCCGGCGACCGCCGAGTCGATGCCGAGCGAGGGAGCCTCATGA
- a CDS encoding ROK family protein, with translation MSVPLAGPPVADARVDGLLLGIDFGGTKMAIGVGDARGRLLAHRRLPTHADQGAAQALDRALDLAAELLAEVGGPLAAAGVASPGVVRPDGIDLAPNVPGWERLRLADAVRDALGVSRVAVDNDLNAAALAELRLGALRDADPGLVVGIGTGVAAAVTVGGVVVPGHRGAAGEIGYAVAGGPWPGTMLELDFSGRALDRLAADLGVPGGAAGLAAAAAEHPGAAREALRARVDEAARHLVTCCLLLDPQRVVLVGGVAGSALIRSLLVDRLNEVLPHRPDVVLSPFADDAALLGALMLAREAVPAPR, from the coding sequence GTGAGCGTCCCGCTGGCCGGGCCGCCGGTGGCGGATGCCCGCGTCGACGGTCTGCTGCTCGGCATCGACTTCGGCGGCACCAAGATGGCCATCGGGGTGGGCGACGCGCGGGGCCGGCTGCTGGCCCACCGGCGGCTCCCCACGCATGCCGACCAGGGCGCCGCGCAGGCCCTGGACCGGGCGCTGGACCTCGCCGCCGAGCTGCTCGCCGAGGTCGGCGGGCCGCTCGCGGCGGCCGGGGTGGCCTCGCCCGGCGTGGTCCGGCCGGACGGCATCGACCTGGCCCCCAACGTGCCCGGCTGGGAGCGGCTGCGGCTCGCCGACGCGGTGCGGGACGCGCTCGGCGTGTCCCGGGTGGCGGTGGACAACGACCTGAACGCCGCCGCCCTGGCCGAGCTGCGGCTCGGGGCGCTGCGGGACGCCGACCCCGGCCTGGTCGTGGGGATCGGCACCGGTGTGGCGGCGGCGGTGACGGTCGGCGGCGTGGTCGTGCCCGGCCACCGCGGGGCGGCCGGTGAGATCGGGTACGCCGTGGCCGGCGGCCCCTGGCCGGGCACGATGCTGGAGCTGGACTTCTCCGGGCGGGCCCTGGACCGGCTCGCCGCGGACCTCGGGGTGCCGGGCGGGGCGGCCGGGCTGGCCGCCGCCGCCGCGGAGCATCCGGGAGCGGCGCGCGAGGCGCTGCGCGCCCGCGTCGACGAGGCGGCCCGCCACCTGGTCACCTGCTGTCTGCTGCTCGACCCGCAACGGGTGGTGCTGGTCGGCGGGGTGGCCGGCAGCGCGCTGATCCGCAGCCTGCTGGTCGACCGGCTCAACGAGGTGCTGCCGCACCGGCCCGACGTGGTGCTCTCGCCGTTCGCCGACGACGCCGCGCTGCTCGGCGCGCTCATGCTCGCCCGCGAGGCGGTGCCCGCACCCCGCTGA